A genomic segment from Bradyrhizobium sp. ISRA430 encodes:
- a CDS encoding acyl-homoserine-lactone synthase, which yields MIHVISATNRHLYEDVIEQHFRVRHEIFVEERKWEALRKPDGREIDVYDNEDAIYFLALEDRRVLGGYRLYPTTKPTMMSEVFPHLAAVRGCPVDPLVWEWSRFFVARDRRDGALNLRLMASAQEFCLSQGIERLCLVMETWWLPRFHDIGFVVTPLGLPSLIEDSWTMAATIEVRQESLDIVRNRIGMTHVIQQDGPRLDAIALANGCGLAAAQRKTA from the coding sequence ATGATTCATGTGATTTCCGCCACCAATCGGCACCTCTATGAAGACGTCATCGAGCAGCACTTCCGGGTAAGGCACGAGATTTTCGTCGAGGAGCGGAAGTGGGAGGCGCTGCGCAAGCCCGACGGCCGCGAGATCGACGTCTACGACAACGAGGACGCGATCTACTTCCTCGCCCTGGAGGATCGCCGCGTGCTCGGCGGCTACCGGCTCTATCCCACCACCAAGCCGACGATGATGAGCGAGGTGTTCCCGCATCTCGCCGCGGTGCGCGGCTGCCCCGTGGATCCGCTGGTCTGGGAATGGTCCCGCTTTTTCGTCGCGCGCGATCGCCGCGACGGCGCGCTCAACCTGCGGCTCATGGCGTCAGCGCAGGAGTTCTGTCTCAGCCAGGGCATCGAGCGTCTCTGCCTGGTCATGGAGACGTGGTGGTTGCCGCGTTTCCACGACATCGGATTCGTCGTGACACCCCTCGGACTGCCGTCCCTGATCGAGGACTCCTGGACTATGGCTGCAACGATCGAGGTTCGTCAGGAGTCCCTCGACATCGTGCGGAATCGCATCGGGATGACGCATGTCATCCAACAGGATGGTCCGCGCCTCGACGCCATCGCCCTTGCCAACGGCTGCGGCCTCGCCGCGGCGCAACGAAAGACCGCCTGA
- a CDS encoding LuxR family transcriptional regulator: MSAVDYGREALDFIEGLGAYSRVPDAMDALAMAFGRYGFEHIIVTGLPNPDQRFSQMVLAKRWPVEWFDIYTERNYDRVDPVIRKCRQTVNPFEWSEAPYDAELEPGAVEVMRRAADFRMSRGFVVPIHGLTGYEAGVSLAGVHLDLNARSKPALHLMAMYGFDHIRRLLDPAPHPSTRLTPREREVIAWAAQGKSAWEIGEILDIRQRTAEEHLATAARKLGAVNRTHAVAIAIRHRIINP; encoded by the coding sequence ATGTCCGCCGTTGACTATGGTCGGGAAGCGCTCGACTTCATCGAGGGTCTGGGAGCCTACAGCAGGGTTCCTGACGCCATGGATGCACTCGCAATGGCCTTCGGCCGATACGGCTTCGAGCACATCATCGTAACCGGTCTGCCGAATCCCGATCAGCGCTTCTCCCAGATGGTGCTTGCCAAGCGCTGGCCGGTGGAATGGTTCGACATTTACACTGAGAGAAACTACGACCGCGTCGACCCCGTCATCCGCAAATGCCGGCAGACGGTGAATCCGTTCGAATGGTCGGAGGCGCCTTATGATGCGGAGCTCGAGCCTGGCGCCGTGGAGGTGATGCGGCGGGCCGCCGATTTCCGCATGTCCCGCGGCTTCGTCGTGCCGATCCACGGGCTGACCGGCTATGAGGCCGGCGTCTCGCTCGCGGGTGTCCATCTCGACCTCAATGCGCGCAGCAAGCCGGCGCTGCATCTGATGGCGATGTACGGGTTCGACCACATCCGCCGCCTGCTGGATCCCGCACCCCATCCCTCGACGCGGCTCACGCCCCGCGAGCGCGAGGTGATTGCCTGGGCCGCGCAAGGCAAGTCGGCTTGGGAGATCGGCGAGATCCTGGACATCAGGCAGCGTACGGCGGAGGAGCATCTTGCAACCGCCGCGCGCAAGCTCGGGGCGGTCAACCGGACGCATGCGGTCGCGATCGCGATCCGCCACAGAATCATCAATCCCTGA
- a CDS encoding LysR family transcriptional regulator translates to MMTLRQVEVIRAVMVTGTIGGAAKLLNVSAPGISRLVKYTERSLGIRFFQRQNGRYFPTPEAENIFEQINGVYKKVDDLSEIISKIGRGGLSELRIGSVPSISQVMVPRAIERVRRRYPDLGIDINILKLEEAIDYLLLGRGECVAMSYRLEHSGLDFMPLASGELYCIVPPGHELAGRKQVSAAEITRYPLIGIDPNDPYGRIMAEIFARNRLDYNITIRARFGTTVCALVKAGLGIAIIDQFTVAHGGYPGIELLKITEPTRFDTYIAVKRGAPLSLHVEYFIEALRAEMRAVEPSRSNGKGGAVRGRRK, encoded by the coding sequence ATGATGACGCTGCGCCAGGTCGAAGTGATCCGTGCCGTGATGGTGACGGGCACCATCGGCGGCGCGGCGAAGCTGCTCAACGTGTCCGCGCCGGGCATCAGCCGGCTGGTCAAATACACCGAGCGCTCGCTCGGCATCCGCTTCTTCCAGCGCCAGAACGGCCGCTACTTCCCGACGCCGGAGGCTGAGAACATTTTTGAGCAGATCAACGGCGTCTACAAGAAGGTCGATGATCTCTCCGAGATCATCTCCAAGATCGGACGCGGCGGATTGTCCGAACTGCGCATCGGCTCGGTGCCGAGCATCTCCCAGGTGATGGTGCCGCGCGCGATCGAGCGCGTCCGGCGCCGCTATCCGGATCTCGGCATCGACATCAACATCCTCAAGCTCGAGGAGGCCATCGACTATCTCCTGCTCGGCCGCGGCGAGTGCGTGGCGATGAGCTACCGGCTCGAGCATTCCGGTCTCGACTTCATGCCGCTCGCCTCCGGCGAGCTCTATTGCATCGTGCCGCCCGGCCACGAGCTCGCGGGGCGCAAGCAGGTTTCGGCTGCCGAGATCACCCGTTATCCGCTGATCGGCATCGACCCGAACGACCCTTACGGGCGGATCATGGCCGAGATCTTCGCGCGCAACCGGCTCGACTACAACATCACCATCCGCGCACGTTTCGGTACCACCGTCTGCGCGCTGGTGAAGGCGGGCCTCGGCATCGCCATCATCGACCAATTCACGGTGGCCCATGGCGGCTACCCCGGAATCGAGCTGTTGAAGATCACCGAGCCGACGCGGTTCGATACCTACATCGCGGTGAAGCGCGGCGCGCCGCTGTCGCTCCATGTCGAATATTTCATCGAGGCGCTGCGCGCCGAGATGCGCGCGGTCGAGCCCTCCCGCAGCAACGGAAAGGGTGGAGCGGTGCGCGGCCGGCGAAAATAA
- a CDS encoding shikimate dehydrogenase: MSKRGPATSKKLLTGLLGAPIAHSASPAMHERAAEALGWRGHYQLIEIAGADAAQLSTLLEGVRRLGFAGINVTYPYKEAVVPLLDELAPGAAAMGAVNTVVVRDGRLIGHNTDTTGFARAVAPLLAPSGNAVAVIGAGGVGKAIAFALASLEVADIRIFDSEPARAETLASLLAPRAGARVAGSVEDALDGATGLVNGTPVGMLPNRGIPVPATLLHEKLWVADAVYSPLITPLLAAAQAKGARIMTGRELAIYQAADAFELFTGLAPSTEVMGQAFDEVMAARSSAYYAA; this comes from the coding sequence ATGTCGAAGCGCGGCCCCGCCACCAGCAAGAAGCTCCTCACCGGCCTGCTCGGCGCACCGATCGCGCATTCCGCCTCCCCCGCCATGCACGAGCGCGCCGCCGAGGCGCTCGGCTGGCGCGGCCATTACCAGCTCATCGAGATCGCCGGCGCCGATGCCGCACAGCTCAGCACTTTGCTCGAGGGCGTGCGCCGTCTCGGCTTTGCCGGCATCAACGTCACCTATCCCTACAAGGAGGCGGTGGTCCCGCTGCTCGACGAGCTGGCACCGGGCGCCGCCGCCATGGGCGCGGTCAACACCGTCGTTGTCCGGGACGGCCGGCTGATCGGCCACAACACCGACACCACGGGCTTTGCCCGCGCCGTTGCGCCGCTGCTGGCGCCATCCGGCAACGCGGTCGCCGTGATCGGCGCCGGCGGCGTCGGCAAGGCGATCGCTTTCGCACTGGCGAGCCTGGAGGTGGCCGACATCCGCATTTTCGACAGCGAGCCCGCGCGCGCCGAAACGCTCGCCTCGCTGCTTGCCCCACGCGCGGGCGCCAGGGTGGCTGGAAGCGTCGAGGATGCGCTTGATGGCGCAACCGGCCTCGTCAACGGCACGCCGGTCGGCATGCTGCCGAACCGGGGTATTCCGGTCCCGGCCACGCTGCTGCACGAAAAATTGTGGGTCGCTGACGCCGTCTATTCGCCGCTGATCACGCCGCTGCTGGCGGCAGCCCAGGCCAAGGGCGCGCGGATCATGACCGGACGCGAGCTCGCGATCTACCAGGCGGCCGACGCCTTCGAGCTGTTCACGGGCCTTGCCCCATCGACCGAAGTCATGGGACAGGCTTTCGACGAGGTGATGGCGGCCCGAAGCTCAGCCTATTACGCAGCGTAA
- a CDS encoding ABC transporter substrate-binding protein, translating into MKSTILAGALFAFAAATSAHGQAIKLADVAELSGGGATVGTNWKNGIDLAIEEINAKGGVLGRKLEVTHADSQSNPGVARAQVQKALDAEPYVLLGPGYSGSVKVTAPLAAEAGIAQIMGGEAAELTQAGNKFLFRTSFGQQSSMPKVAKYIHDEMKAKTVAVVWVNNDFGRGGRDVIVKELDRLGSKVVADLSTEAGQADFAADVGKIKAANPDAVFVYLNEEESARILKELKRQGVTAPLMGETTLIGQKVIELAGDAANGARGHVGLTTDAPVDLIKAFRDKFSKKYNYVPDHNGLKGYLAVYMIKATTEKMGKVDSKAFADTLHGLTIKAADEPGILMDVTFDQNGDIDRQSFLVEVVEGKQVVKQVLPKLK; encoded by the coding sequence ATGAAATCGACCATTCTGGCGGGCGCCTTGTTTGCCTTTGCCGCAGCAACCAGCGCCCATGGCCAGGCGATCAAGCTTGCCGACGTCGCCGAGCTTTCGGGCGGCGGCGCCACCGTCGGCACCAATTGGAAGAACGGCATTGATCTTGCGATCGAGGAGATCAATGCCAAGGGCGGCGTGCTCGGCCGCAAGTTAGAGGTCACCCACGCCGACTCGCAATCCAACCCCGGCGTCGCCCGCGCCCAGGTGCAGAAAGCGCTCGACGCCGAGCCCTATGTGCTGCTCGGGCCCGGCTATTCCGGCTCGGTGAAGGTGACCGCGCCGCTGGCGGCGGAGGCCGGCATCGCCCAGATCATGGGCGGCGAGGCCGCCGAGCTGACGCAGGCCGGCAACAAATTCCTGTTCCGCACCTCGTTCGGCCAACAATCCTCGATGCCGAAGGTCGCGAAATACATCCACGACGAGATGAAGGCGAAGACGGTCGCGGTGGTCTGGGTCAACAATGACTTCGGCCGCGGCGGGCGCGACGTCATCGTCAAGGAGCTCGACCGCCTCGGCTCCAAGGTCGTCGCCGACCTCTCGACCGAAGCCGGCCAGGCCGACTTCGCCGCCGACGTCGGCAAGATCAAGGCCGCCAATCCCGACGCCGTCTTTGTCTACCTGAACGAGGAGGAAAGCGCGCGCATCCTTAAAGAGCTGAAGCGACAGGGCGTCACTGCGCCGCTGATGGGCGAGACCACGCTGATCGGCCAGAAGGTGATCGAACTCGCGGGCGACGCCGCCAACGGCGCGCGCGGCCATGTCGGCCTCACCACCGACGCACCGGTCGACCTGATCAAGGCGTTCCGCGACAAGTTTTCCAAGAAGTATAATTACGTGCCGGACCACAACGGTCTGAAGGGCTACCTCGCCGTCTACATGATCAAAGCCACCACCGAGAAGATGGGCAAGGTCGATTCCAAGGCTTTCGCCGACACGCTGCACGGATTGACGATCAAGGCCGCGGATGAGCCGGGCATCCTGATGGACGTCACGTTCGATCAGAACGGCGACATCGATCGCCAGAGCTTTCTGGTCGAGGTCGTGGAAGGCAAGCAGGTCGTGAAGCAGGTTCTGCCGAAGCTGAAGTGA
- a CDS encoding branched-chain amino acid ABC transporter permease: MSNLFDLLVAGLATGAIYALVAVGFTLLWQTSQTINFAQGEFVMLPAFLMLAAMHVGAPFWLAIILGILLSMILLGLAFKLLLVDPMMRHGVLPLAIATMALAIGIKEAVKQFFSAEASSFPSIVPTGDISVLGHAVSLQSIGVLAVAILAVFGLTTLLNRTSLGHQMQAAAQNPTVARIIGVPVERMILLTFLINAFLVALASLLITPIYLAKFSSGEVLGQAAFIAAIVGGFNQVRGAIAGGLLIGVLDNLAAAYVSTQYRAAVPLIFLIVVILFRPQGLLGRAEERTV, encoded by the coding sequence ATGTCCAATCTGTTCGATCTTCTGGTCGCGGGGCTCGCCACAGGCGCAATCTATGCGCTGGTGGCCGTCGGCTTCACGCTGCTCTGGCAGACCTCGCAGACCATCAACTTCGCGCAAGGCGAGTTCGTGATGCTGCCGGCTTTCCTGATGCTGGCGGCGATGCATGTCGGCGCGCCGTTCTGGCTCGCCATCATCCTCGGCATCCTGCTCTCGATGATCCTGCTCGGCCTCGCCTTCAAGCTGCTGCTGGTCGATCCCATGATGCGCCACGGCGTGCTGCCGCTTGCGATCGCCACCATGGCGCTGGCGATCGGCATCAAGGAAGCCGTGAAGCAGTTCTTCAGCGCCGAGGCCTCGTCGTTTCCCTCGATCGTGCCGACCGGCGACATCTCGGTGCTCGGTCACGCGGTCTCCCTGCAAAGCATCGGCGTGCTCGCCGTCGCCATCCTCGCCGTCTTCGGTCTGACCACGCTTTTGAACCGCACTTCGCTCGGCCACCAGATGCAGGCGGCGGCGCAGAATCCAACGGTCGCACGCATCATCGGCGTTCCCGTCGAGCGGATGATCCTCCTGACTTTCCTGATCAACGCTTTCCTGGTGGCGCTGGCTTCGCTTTTGATCACACCGATCTATCTGGCTAAATTCTCCTCCGGCGAGGTGCTGGGCCAGGCCGCCTTCATCGCCGCCATCGTCGGCGGCTTCAACCAGGTGCGCGGCGCCATCGCCGGCGGCCTGTTGATAGGCGTGCTCGACAATCTCGCAGCCGCCTACGTGTCGACCCAGTATCGTGCGGCCGTGCCGCTGATCTTCCTCATCGTCGTCATCCTGTTCCGGCCGCAAGGATTGCTCGGCCGCGCCGAGGAGCGCACGGTATGA
- a CDS encoding branched-chain amino acid ABC transporter permease: MSGFGKPLKIALALAVIAALIVVPMNFNRYGLFILSQWAVMTIAAMGLNLTLGYAGQVSLAQGAFVGIGAYAAAIMTTHGWPLPAAIVVAIALSFAVGWVLGYPALRVQHHYLAFVTLAFSTLAFLVFRNESWLTGGIYGISNIPRPHIFGLATNKPLPFYYVCLGSLALVSIAVWWLIRSPWGRAFMALRENPLRAQSLGVDTRRYTLMAFAIGSALGGVAGALYAPLTQYIDPVPFNLSLSLDLLMMVIVGGAGFYFGPFLGAMIAVLLPEWLRFTEGYYLMLYAVAVMLLLIWSPTGILGILDRYLAARRTKAASALRAVAKSRLETAQ, translated from the coding sequence ATGAGCGGATTTGGCAAGCCTCTGAAGATCGCGCTCGCCCTCGCCGTCATCGCGGCGCTGATCGTGGTCCCCATGAACTTCAATCGCTACGGCCTGTTCATCCTGAGCCAGTGGGCCGTGATGACCATCGCCGCGATGGGGCTGAACCTCACGCTCGGCTATGCCGGCCAGGTCTCGCTGGCACAGGGCGCCTTCGTAGGCATCGGCGCCTATGCCGCGGCGATCATGACGACGCATGGCTGGCCGCTGCCGGCCGCGATCGTCGTCGCGATTGCCTTAAGCTTCGCGGTCGGCTGGGTGCTCGGCTATCCGGCACTGCGCGTGCAGCACCACTATCTCGCCTTCGTCACGCTCGCCTTCTCCACCCTCGCCTTCCTGGTGTTTCGCAACGAGAGCTGGCTCACCGGCGGCATCTATGGCATTTCCAATATTCCGCGGCCGCACATTTTCGGGCTCGCGACCAACAAGCCGCTGCCCTTCTATTATGTCTGCCTCGGCTCGCTCGCACTCGTGTCGATCGCGGTGTGGTGGCTGATCCGCTCGCCCTGGGGCCGCGCTTTCATGGCGCTGCGTGAAAATCCGCTGCGCGCGCAGTCGCTCGGCGTCGACACGCGGCGCTACACGCTGATGGCCTTTGCCATCGGCTCGGCGCTCGGCGGCGTCGCCGGTGCGCTCTACGCGCCGCTGACGCAATATATCGATCCCGTGCCGTTCAACCTGTCGCTCTCGCTCGACCTGTTGATGATGGTGATCGTCGGTGGCGCCGGCTTCTACTTCGGCCCCTTCCTGGGGGCGATGATCGCGGTGCTGCTGCCGGAATGGCTGCGCTTCACCGAAGGCTACTATTTGATGCTCTACGCCGTCGCGGTGATGCTGCTGCTGATCTGGTCGCCGACCGGCATCCTGGGAATCCTCGATCGTTACCTCGCCGCGCGCCGCACCAAGGCAGCCTCTGCACTGCGCGCCGTCGCGAAATCACGACTGGAGACGGCGCAATGA
- a CDS encoding ABC transporter ATP-binding protein has protein sequence MSPVLEVTNIKKNFGGISAVDGVSFDVREGEILGLIGPNGCGKSTLFNCILGQLTPSSGEVKLDGKTVTGLRPAELNKLGVSRTFQLLQVFPKLSVRENLILAGQEHQGNMASRLVGRSDAGLTGAADQMIGFFKLDHLAAEPAGGLSYGQQKLLDAAMAFMGGPRLVLLDEPAGGVNPSMLADLKDRLVAINREKNATFVVIEHNMEFVMSLCSRVMVMAEGKVLAMGRPDEVRKNPAVIEAYLGH, from the coding sequence ATGAGTCCGGTTCTCGAAGTCACCAACATCAAGAAGAATTTTGGCGGCATCAGCGCCGTCGACGGCGTCAGCTTCGACGTGCGCGAGGGCGAGATCCTCGGCCTGATCGGGCCGAACGGCTGCGGCAAGTCGACCCTGTTCAACTGCATCCTGGGCCAGCTCACACCGAGCAGCGGCGAGGTCAAGCTCGACGGCAAGACAGTGACGGGCTTGCGACCCGCCGAGCTCAACAAGCTCGGGGTCAGCCGCACCTTCCAGCTCCTGCAGGTCTTCCCAAAGCTCTCGGTGCGCGAAAACCTGATCCTTGCGGGCCAGGAGCATCAGGGTAACATGGCTTCGCGCCTGGTCGGCCGCTCCGATGCGGGATTGACCGGCGCAGCGGACCAGATGATCGGCTTCTTCAAGCTCGATCATCTCGCCGCCGAGCCGGCCGGCGGCCTCTCCTACGGCCAGCAGAAGCTGCTCGACGCCGCCATGGCCTTCATGGGCGGACCGCGCCTGGTGCTGCTCGACGAGCCCGCCGGCGGCGTCAATCCGTCGATGCTGGCCGACCTGAAGGACCGGCTGGTCGCGATCAACCGCGAGAAGAACGCCACCTTCGTCGTGATCGAGCACAACATGGAATTCGTGATGTCGCTGTGCTCGCGCGTGATGGTGATGGCGGAGGGCAAGGTACTGGCGATGGGACGGCCGGACGAAGTCCGCAAGAACCCCGCCGTGATCGAAGCCTATCTGGGTCATTGA
- a CDS encoding ABC transporter ATP-binding protein, which produces MSDPILSVQNLVGGYGKMTILNGTTFSVPQATITTIIGPNGAGKSTVFKAIFGLLKLREGKISFADRDVTNLGQRALLNAGICYVPQGRNIFPELSVRHNIELGGVAAKGIDLQRRIEAVLDPFPALRRKSTQQASTLSGGEQKQLEIARSLLLEPKLVLIDEPSIGLSPLMVQQTFDILKSLRDRGVTILMIEQNARSALEISDFGIVLELGQTRMVDKAERILNDPRIGQLFLGGVMEESAA; this is translated from the coding sequence ATGAGCGACCCGATCCTCTCCGTTCAGAATCTTGTCGGCGGCTACGGCAAGATGACCATCCTGAACGGCACGACATTCTCCGTGCCGCAGGCGACCATCACCACCATCATCGGCCCGAACGGCGCCGGCAAGTCGACGGTGTTCAAGGCGATCTTCGGCCTGTTGAAGCTGCGCGAGGGCAAGATCAGCTTCGCCGATCGCGATGTGACTAACTTGGGCCAGCGCGCGCTGCTCAATGCCGGCATCTGCTACGTGCCGCAGGGGCGCAACATCTTCCCCGAGTTGTCGGTGCGACATAACATCGAGCTCGGCGGCGTCGCGGCGAAGGGCATCGACCTGCAGAGGCGGATCGAGGCCGTGCTCGACCCGTTTCCGGCACTGCGGCGGAAGTCCACGCAGCAGGCCTCGACATTGTCGGGCGGCGAGCAGAAGCAGCTCGAGATCGCGCGCTCGCTCCTGCTCGAGCCAAAACTCGTGCTGATCGACGAGCCCTCGATCGGGCTGTCGCCGCTGATGGTGCAACAGACCTTCGATATCCTCAAATCTCTGCGCGACCGCGGCGTCACCATCCTGATGATCGAGCAGAACGCGCGCTCGGCGCTGGAGATCTCCGATTTCGGCATCGTCTTGGAGCTCGGCCAGACCCGCATGGTCGACAAGGCCGAACGCATCCTGAATGATCCCCGCATCGGCCAGCTCTTCCTCGGCGGCGTCATGGAGGAGAGCGCCGCATGA
- a CDS encoding Gfo/Idh/MocA family oxidoreductase: MSAKMRIAVAGAGLIGRRHVELIEASRDCALASIADPSPGAKDYAEARDVPWYADHRALLEQEKPDGLIIASPNTLHLPMALDCAAEGVPALIEKPVTENVAAAQRLCAAVKRIGVPMLVGHHRRHNPIIKAAREAVATGRLGRLTAVVGLWLLKKPDDYFGVAWRREAGGGPLLINLIHDIDNLRFICGEISEVQALTSNGVRGFPVEDTAALLLRFANGALGTVTVSDATPAPWSWELSSGENAVYPKQDQPCYVFAGTSGSLSVPTMELWSYPSNPGWHAPLSRETIAPRAFDPLVEQLRHFCAVIADREQPLITIEDAMGTLAVVEAVSEAARTGLTVAPGRIMEQAA; encoded by the coding sequence ATGAGCGCGAAAATGCGCATCGCCGTTGCCGGTGCCGGCCTGATCGGCCGCCGCCATGTCGAATTGATCGAGGCATCAAGGGATTGCGCGCTGGCCAGCATTGCCGATCCTTCACCTGGCGCAAAGGACTACGCGGAGGCACGTGATGTGCCCTGGTATGCGGACCATCGCGCGCTGCTGGAGCAGGAGAAGCCCGACGGCCTCATCATCGCCTCGCCCAACACGCTGCACCTGCCGATGGCGCTCGATTGCGCGGCGGAGGGCGTGCCGGCGCTGATCGAAAAGCCGGTGACGGAGAATGTTGCCGCCGCGCAGCGCCTCTGCGCCGCGGTCAAGCGGATCGGCGTGCCGATGCTGGTCGGCCATCATCGCCGGCACAATCCGATCATCAAGGCCGCGCGCGAGGCCGTCGCGACCGGCCGCCTCGGCCGGCTCACCGCCGTGGTCGGACTGTGGCTCCTGAAGAAGCCGGACGACTATTTTGGGGTGGCCTGGCGACGCGAAGCGGGCGGCGGGCCGCTTCTCATTAATCTCATCCACGACATCGACAACCTCCGCTTCATCTGCGGCGAGATTTCCGAGGTCCAGGCGCTGACCTCGAACGGGGTCCGTGGCTTTCCCGTCGAAGACACCGCCGCTCTGCTGCTGCGCTTCGCCAATGGGGCGCTTGGAACGGTGACGGTGTCCGATGCGACGCCGGCGCCGTGGAGCTGGGAGCTGAGCTCGGGCGAAAACGCGGTGTATCCGAAGCAGGATCAGCCCTGTTACGTCTTTGCCGGCACGAGCGGCTCGCTGTCGGTGCCGACCATGGAGCTGTGGTCCTATCCGAGCAATCCCGGCTGGCACGCACCTCTGTCGCGCGAGACGATCGCACCGCGGGCGTTCGACCCTCTGGTCGAGCAGCTCCGTCACTTCTGCGCGGTGATCGCGGACCGTGAACAGCCGCTGATCACGATCGAAGATGCAATGGGAACGCTGGCCGTCGTCGAGGCCGTCAGCGAGGCCGCCCGCACGGGACTCACCGTAGCGCCGGGCAGGATCATGGAGCAGGCAGCATGA
- a CDS encoding sugar phosphate isomerase/epimerase and 4-hydroxyphenylpyruvate domain-containing protein — protein sequence MNKRSIATVSLSGALDEKLRAIAAAGFDAVEIFENDLLSFGASPREIAKLCRDLNLGICAFQPFRDFEGMPEPQRARNFARAERKFDLMQELGTDLLLICSNVSPSSLGGIDRAADDFRELGERAAKRSLRVGYEALAWGRHVNDYRDAWEIVRRADHPAIGVILDSFHALAPGFPTRAMASIPGDKIFLVQLADAPRLELDILSWSRHFRSFPGQGDLPVGEFMEAIAATGYAGPLSLEIFNDQFRAGSAAQTAIDGLRSLILLQDQLAEKWPKASDRSLTPRAVSHGTGFVEFAVNETKAGDLARLFAQLGFRKTGKHRSKAVERWSQGKVELVINCETDGFAHSHYVTHGPGVCAIALDVDDAGRAMARAEALKARTFYQPVGPGELEIPAIHGVGGSLLYFLDQAGRNWDTDFEPVASNADKDALLAVDHIAQSMPYDEMLSWLLFYTGILDLTRLPQMEIADPRGLVQSQAVINGDQSLRFVLNGSSANRTLPARFISEFFGSGVQHVAFSCEDIFATVAAMRARGAEFLDIPDNYYDDIEAKYDLGPEVMAKLRANHILYDREGDGEFFQVYTHIFDERFFFEIVERRDYQGFGAANAGIRLAAQAREVRPASMPRV from the coding sequence ATGAACAAACGTTCGATCGCGACAGTCTCCCTCTCCGGCGCTCTCGATGAAAAGCTCCGTGCCATCGCCGCGGCCGGCTTCGATGCAGTCGAGATTTTCGAGAACGACCTGTTGTCGTTCGGCGCAAGCCCGCGCGAGATCGCAAAACTCTGCCGCGATCTCAATCTTGGGATCTGTGCGTTCCAGCCGTTCCGCGATTTCGAGGGCATGCCGGAGCCGCAACGCGCGCGCAATTTTGCCCGCGCCGAACGCAAGTTCGACCTGATGCAGGAACTCGGGACCGATCTGCTGCTGATCTGCTCCAACGTCTCCCCTAGCTCGCTCGGCGGCATCGACCGCGCGGCGGACGATTTTCGCGAGCTCGGCGAACGCGCCGCGAAGCGCTCCTTGCGCGTCGGGTACGAGGCGCTCGCCTGGGGACGGCATGTCAACGACTACCGCGACGCCTGGGAGATCGTGCGGCGCGCCGATCATCCCGCAATCGGCGTCATCCTCGACAGCTTTCACGCCTTGGCGCCCGGCTTTCCAACCCGCGCGATGGCCTCGATCCCCGGCGACAAGATTTTTCTGGTGCAGCTCGCCGATGCGCCGAGGCTCGAGCTCGACATCCTGTCCTGGAGCCGCCATTTCCGCTCCTTTCCGGGCCAAGGCGATCTGCCGGTCGGCGAGTTCATGGAGGCGATCGCGGCGACCGGCTATGCCGGCCCGCTGTCACTGGAGATCTTCAACGACCAGTTCCGCGCCGGCTCGGCCGCACAGACCGCGATCGACGGCCTACGGTCGTTGATCCTGCTGCAGGATCAGCTCGCGGAGAAGTGGCCTAAGGCTTCCGACAGGTCGCTTACACCAAGAGCCGTGAGCCACGGCACCGGCTTCGTCGAGTTCGCGGTCAACGAGACCAAGGCGGGCGATCTTGCCCGCCTGTTCGCGCAGCTCGGCTTCCGCAAGACCGGCAAGCATCGCAGCAAGGCGGTGGAGCGCTGGTCGCAGGGCAAGGTCGAGCTCGTGATCAATTGCGAGACCGACGGCTTTGCGCATTCCCACTACGTCACGCACGGACCCGGCGTCTGCGCCATCGCGCTCGACGTCGATGATGCCGGCCGCGCCATGGCGCGCGCGGAGGCGCTGAAGGCGCGCACCTTCTACCAGCCGGTCGGGCCGGGCGAGCTGGAGATTCCGGCGATCCACGGCGTTGGCGGCAGCCTTTTGTATTTCCTCGATCAGGCCGGCCGGAACTGGGACACGGATTTCGAGCCGGTCGCGAGCAATGCAGACAAAGACGCGCTGCTGGCCGTCGATCACATCGCGCAGTCGATGCCCTATGACGAGATGCTGTCCTGGCTGTTGTTCTACACCGGCATTCTCGACCTGACGCGGCTGCCGCAGATGGAGATCGCCGATCCCAGGGGTCTCGTGCAGAGCCAGGCCGTCATCAATGGCGACCAGAGCCTGCGCTTCGTGCTCAACGGCTCCTCCGCCAACCGCACGCTGCCGGCGCGGTTCATCTCGGAGTTCTTTGGCTCAGGCGTGCAGCATGTCGCGTTCTCATGCGAGGACATCTTCGCAACGGTCGCAGCGATGCGCGCGCGCGGCGCCGAGTTCCTGGATATTCCGGACAACTACTACGATGATATCGAAGCCAAATACGACCTTGGGCCGGAAGTCATGGCGAAACTCCGCGCCAATCACATCCTCTACGACCGCGAGGGCGACGGCGAGTTCTTCCAGGTCTACACCCACATCTTCGATGAGCGCTTCTTCTTCGAGATCGTGGAGCGACGGGACTATCAGGGATTCGGTGCAGCCAACGCCGGCATCCGCCTCGCCGCGCAGGCCCGCGAGGTGCGCCCCGCAAGTATGCCGCGGGTGTGA